A part of Streptococcus porcinus genomic DNA contains:
- the guaC gene encoding GMP reductase yields the protein MFNDMPVFDYEDIQLIPNKCIINSRSEADTSVTLGKYNFKLPVIPANMQTIIDENIAEQLAKAGYFYIMHRFDEEARKPFIKRMHDQGLIASISVGVKAYEYDFVTSLKEDAPEFITIDIAHGHADSVINMIRHIKSQLPETFVIAGNVGTPEAVRELENAGADATKVGIGPGKVCITKVKTGFGTGGWQLAALRWCAKAARKPIIADGGIRTHGDIAKSIRFGASMVMIGSLFAGHLESPGKLVEVDGESFKEYYGSASEYQKGEHKNVEGKKILLPTKGHLADTLREMKQDLQSSISYAGGRDLDGLRRVDYVIVKNSIWNGDSI from the coding sequence ATGTTTAATGACATGCCTGTTTTTGATTACGAAGATATTCAACTGATCCCTAATAAATGTATTATCAATAGTCGATCGGAAGCAGATACCAGTGTCACACTCGGTAAATATAATTTTAAATTACCAGTTATCCCTGCAAATATGCAAACTATTATTGATGAAAATATTGCTGAGCAATTAGCTAAAGCAGGTTATTTCTACATTATGCACCGCTTTGACGAAGAAGCTCGTAAACCCTTTATCAAACGAATGCATGATCAAGGGTTAATAGCTTCAATCTCGGTTGGGGTTAAAGCTTATGAATATGATTTTGTTACTTCCCTAAAAGAGGATGCACCAGAATTTATCACCATTGATATTGCACATGGCCATGCTGATAGTGTTATCAATATGATTAGGCATATCAAAAGTCAATTACCAGAAACTTTTGTAATTGCAGGTAATGTTGGAACACCAGAAGCTGTTCGTGAACTTGAAAATGCTGGTGCAGATGCAACTAAAGTTGGTATTGGACCAGGAAAAGTATGTATCACAAAAGTAAAGACTGGCTTTGGAACTGGTGGTTGGCAATTAGCTGCCTTGCGCTGGTGTGCGAAAGCAGCCCGTAAACCCATTATTGCTGATGGGGGAATCAGGACTCACGGGGATATTGCTAAGTCAATTCGTTTTGGTGCAAGTATGGTGATGATTGGGTCACTGTTTGCAGGTCATTTGGAGAGTCCTGGTAAACTGGTTGAAGTTGATGGCGAAAGTTTTAAAGAATACTATGGCTCTGCTTCTGAATACCAAAAAGGTGAACATAAAAATGTTGAAGGTAAAAAAATTCTTTTACCAACCAAAGGTCACTTAGCGGATACTCTACGAGAAATGAAACAGGATTTGCAATCATCTATTTCTTATGCTGGAGGTAGAGATTTGGATGGTCTTCGTCGTGTGGACTATGTTATTGTCAAAAACTCTATCTGGAATGGCGATTCTATTTAA